A single region of the Anguilla anguilla isolate fAngAng1 chromosome 17, fAngAng1.pri, whole genome shotgun sequence genome encodes:
- the LOC118216736 gene encoding prostasin-like isoform X1 yields MAIWRGICVVTVLILLATGSHSQQNVCGRPGLNTRIVGGQNAPPGSWPWQASLHLSGSHVCGGSLINNKWVLSAAHCFRSDSNPAHWRVYVGQQVQSGTNPNEQSRTVTRIIRHPNYNSQTSNNDMALLELSSTVGFSNYILPVCLAADGSTFYTGTDSWVTGFGRLSEGGSLANVLQEVEIPVVGNRKCNCLYRVGTITSNMICAGLLEGGKDSCQGDSGGPMVSKQGSLWVQSGVVSFGEGCARPNLPGVYTRVSRYQAWITSTITTNTPGFIRFTSSGTNSDDSVTCPGLPPFVPSVTQPSTTTPKPVVCGSAPLNSRVGAGSGLAASGAWPWQVSLQRNGSHVCGGTLVSEEFVMSASQCFSSPNPNPAEWTVFLGRLSQNGSNPFQMAVNVSNITLSNQTGANVALLKLAGKPTLTNYIQPVCVDLVGTGFGVGTQCWVTGWGAGQGGVQQILQEFQTTIASCGNSSSSENICTQLLPLQQGDEGGPLVCKQGNSWVQVAVITVDGSSNATQNSSSSRSRMDPAVQVFTKSATFSMFLRENVGSFPPPASPITPAPSSKTTSEAAHLLPLSSVLLLPLFLGFLSSCSS; encoded by the exons ATGGCAATTTGGAGAGGAATCTGTGTGGTGACTGTTCTTATCCTTCTGGCAACAG GATCTCACTCACAGCAGAATG TGTGCGGAAGGCCGGGCCTCAACACCAGGATTGTGGGGGGTCAGAACGCCCCACCGGGAAGCTGGCCTTGGCAGGCCAGTCTGCATCTGAGCGGGAGTCATGTGTGTGGAGGGTCTCTCATCAACAACAAATGGGTGCTGTCTGCTGCTCACTGCTTCAGGAG cGACTCAAATCCAGCACACTGGCGCGTTTATGTGGGTCAGCAGGTCCAGTCGGGCACCAACCCAAATGAACAGAGTAGAACGGTCACAAGGATCATCCGTCATCCCAATTACAACAGCCAGACCAGCAACAACGACATGGCCCTGCTGGAGCTGTCCTCCACCGTCGGCTTCAGCAACTACATTTTGCCCGTATGCCTGGCCGCGGACGGCAGCACCTTCTATACCGGCACCGACAGCTGGGTCACCGGCTTCGGCAGACTCAGCGAAGGCG GGTCGCTGGCTAACGTTCTGCAGGAGGTAGAAATTCCCGTGGTGGGGAACCGAAAGTGTAACTGCTTATACAGAGTCGGTACCATCACCAGCAACATGATCTGCGCTGGCCTACTGGAAGGAGGCAAAGATTCATGTCAG GGAGACTCCGGGGGTCCGATGGTGAGCAAGCAGGGCTCGCTCTGGGTCCAGTCAGGAGTCGTCAGCTTCGGAGAAGGCTGCGCACGTCCTAATTTGCCGGGGGTTTACACCAGGGTGTCCCGCTATCAGGCCTGGATCACGTCCACTATTACGACAAACACCCCAGGTTTCATCAGATTCACATCCAGCGGGACGAACAGTGACGACAGCGTCACATGCCCAGGCCTGCCTCCCTTCGTACCCTCCGTCACCCAGCcttccaccaccacccccaaac CTGTGGTGTGCGGCAGCGCTCCCCTCAACAGCCGCGTTGGTGCGGGGAGTGGCCTGGCAGCGAGCGGGGCGTGGCCCTGGCAGGTCAGTCTGCAAAGGAACGGCTCCCACGTCTGCGGGGGCACCCTCGTCTCTGAGGAGTTCGTCATGAGCGCCTCACAGTGTTTCTCCAG CCCCAATCCCAACCCTGCGGAATGGACCGTGTTTCTGGGTCGTCTGAGCCAGAACGGATCCAACCCCTTCCAGATGGCCGTGAACGTGTCGAACATCACCCTGAGCAACCAGACCGGCGCCAACGTAGCGCTGTTGAAGCTGGCCGGCAAGCCGACGCTCACCAACTACATCCAGCCGGTGTGCGTGGACCTCGTCGGCACGGGCTTTGGCGTAGGAACACAGTGCTGGGTGACCGGCTGGGGAGCCGGCCAGGGAGGAG TGCAGCAAATTCTGCAGGAGTTCCAGACCACCATAGCCAGCTGTGGGAACAGCTCCTCCTCCGAAAACATCTGCACTCAACTTCTGCCACTACAGCAG GGAGATGAGGGCGGGCCCTTGGTGTGTAAGCAGGGCAATTCCTGGGTCCAGGTGGCAGTGATCACAGTGGACGGCAGCAGTAATGCCActcagaacagcagcagcagcagaagcagaatgGACCCCGCTGTCCAGGTTTTCACCAAATCAGCCACGTTTTCCATGTTCCTCCGCGAGAACGTGGGCAGCTTCCCTCCCCCGGCCTCCCCCATCACCCCGGCACCGTCCTCCAAAACGACGAGCGAGGCCGCTcatcttctccctctctcctccgtcCTCCTACTCCCTCTCTTCCTTGGCTTTCTGTCCAGTTGCTCAAGCTAG
- the LOC118216736 gene encoding serine protease 27-like isoform X2 — MAIWRGICVVTVLILLATGSHSQQNVCGRPGLNTRIVGGQNAPPGSWPWQASLHLSGSHVCGGSLINNKWVLSAAHCFRSDSNPAHWRVYVGQQVQSGTNPNEQSRTVTRIIRHPNYNSQTSNNDMALLELSSTVGFSNYILPVCLAADGSTFYTGTDSWVTGFGRLSEGGSLANVLQEVEIPVVGNRKCNCLYRVGTITSNMICAGLLEGGKDSCQGDSGGPMVSKQGSLWVQSGVVSFGEGCARPNLPGVYTRVSRYQAWITSTITTNTPGFIRFTSSGTNSDDSVTCPGLPPFVPSVTQPSTTTPKPVVCGSAPLNSRVGAGSGLAASGAWPWQVSLQRNGSHVCGGTLVSEEFVMSASQCFSSPNPNPAEWTVFLGRLSQNGSNPFQMAVNVSNITLSNQTGANVALLKLAGKPTLTNYIQPVCVDLVGTGFGVGTQCWVTGWGAGQGGANSAGVPDHHSQLWEQLLLRKHLHSTSATTAGR, encoded by the exons ATGGCAATTTGGAGAGGAATCTGTGTGGTGACTGTTCTTATCCTTCTGGCAACAG GATCTCACTCACAGCAGAATG TGTGCGGAAGGCCGGGCCTCAACACCAGGATTGTGGGGGGTCAGAACGCCCCACCGGGAAGCTGGCCTTGGCAGGCCAGTCTGCATCTGAGCGGGAGTCATGTGTGTGGAGGGTCTCTCATCAACAACAAATGGGTGCTGTCTGCTGCTCACTGCTTCAGGAG cGACTCAAATCCAGCACACTGGCGCGTTTATGTGGGTCAGCAGGTCCAGTCGGGCACCAACCCAAATGAACAGAGTAGAACGGTCACAAGGATCATCCGTCATCCCAATTACAACAGCCAGACCAGCAACAACGACATGGCCCTGCTGGAGCTGTCCTCCACCGTCGGCTTCAGCAACTACATTTTGCCCGTATGCCTGGCCGCGGACGGCAGCACCTTCTATACCGGCACCGACAGCTGGGTCACCGGCTTCGGCAGACTCAGCGAAGGCG GGTCGCTGGCTAACGTTCTGCAGGAGGTAGAAATTCCCGTGGTGGGGAACCGAAAGTGTAACTGCTTATACAGAGTCGGTACCATCACCAGCAACATGATCTGCGCTGGCCTACTGGAAGGAGGCAAAGATTCATGTCAG GGAGACTCCGGGGGTCCGATGGTGAGCAAGCAGGGCTCGCTCTGGGTCCAGTCAGGAGTCGTCAGCTTCGGAGAAGGCTGCGCACGTCCTAATTTGCCGGGGGTTTACACCAGGGTGTCCCGCTATCAGGCCTGGATCACGTCCACTATTACGACAAACACCCCAGGTTTCATCAGATTCACATCCAGCGGGACGAACAGTGACGACAGCGTCACATGCCCAGGCCTGCCTCCCTTCGTACCCTCCGTCACCCAGCcttccaccaccacccccaaac CTGTGGTGTGCGGCAGCGCTCCCCTCAACAGCCGCGTTGGTGCGGGGAGTGGCCTGGCAGCGAGCGGGGCGTGGCCCTGGCAGGTCAGTCTGCAAAGGAACGGCTCCCACGTCTGCGGGGGCACCCTCGTCTCTGAGGAGTTCGTCATGAGCGCCTCACAGTGTTTCTCCAG CCCCAATCCCAACCCTGCGGAATGGACCGTGTTTCTGGGTCGTCTGAGCCAGAACGGATCCAACCCCTTCCAGATGGCCGTGAACGTGTCGAACATCACCCTGAGCAACCAGACCGGCGCCAACGTAGCGCTGTTGAAGCTGGCCGGCAAGCCGACGCTCACCAACTACATCCAGCCGGTGTGCGTGGACCTCGTCGGCACGGGCTTTGGCGTAGGAACACAGTGCTGGGTGACCGGCTGGGGAGCCGGCCAGGGAGGAG CAAATTCTGCAGGAGTTCCAGACCACCATAGCCAGCTGTGGGAACAGCTCCTCCTCCGAAAACATCTGCACTCAACTTCTGCCACTACAGCAG GGAGATGA